A single window of Rhodococcus jostii RHA1 DNA harbors:
- a CDS encoding SDR family oxidoreductase, which produces MRYFLPDGEGAVSMTSSSMNGRVIAVTGGARGIGREVARQLALAGARVAIGDVDGAAARRTADELGRAGGTVEGLELDVTDTASFAAFLTAVEDHWGLIDVLVNNAGVMWVGRFDEEPESATDRQLAVNLHGVIRGVRLAAPAMRARGRGQIVTVASLASKVAPPGESTYAATKHGVLGYLTGVREELRGSGVQISVIMPAVVDTELAAGTATGAAKLLTPADVAKTVVAVIHRPRFEVTIPRYVGPLARLVTVFPQFARDFAIRRMVPDQVRSTNKSARAAYESRTVTDEDGAGQA; this is translated from the coding sequence ATGCGGTACTTTCTCCCGGACGGGGAGGGAGCCGTGTCCATGACTTCGAGCTCGATGAACGGCCGCGTGATCGCGGTGACCGGTGGCGCGAGGGGAATCGGGAGGGAGGTCGCCCGACAGCTGGCACTGGCCGGCGCCCGGGTCGCGATCGGCGACGTCGACGGCGCCGCCGCCCGCAGGACGGCGGACGAACTCGGCCGGGCGGGCGGGACGGTGGAGGGTCTCGAGCTGGACGTCACCGACACCGCGTCGTTCGCGGCATTCCTCACGGCCGTCGAGGACCACTGGGGCCTGATCGACGTACTCGTCAACAACGCGGGCGTGATGTGGGTCGGCAGGTTCGACGAGGAACCCGAGTCCGCGACGGATCGGCAGCTCGCCGTGAACCTGCACGGCGTCATCCGCGGGGTGAGACTGGCGGCGCCGGCGATGCGTGCGCGCGGCCGCGGCCAGATCGTCACGGTGGCGTCGCTGGCGTCGAAGGTCGCACCCCCCGGCGAGTCGACGTATGCCGCGACGAAACACGGCGTGCTCGGTTACCTGACCGGTGTCCGCGAGGAACTCCGCGGGTCGGGCGTGCAGATCTCGGTGATCATGCCCGCTGTCGTCGACACCGAACTCGCGGCCGGCACGGCGACGGGCGCGGCAAAACTGCTGACGCCGGCCGACGTCGCGAAGACCGTCGTCGCGGTGATCCACCGCCCCCGGTTCGAGGTCACCATCCCCCGGTACGTCGGCCCGCTTGCGCGCCTGGTCACCGTCTTTCCGCAGTTCGCCCGCGACTTCGCGATCCGCCGCATGGTCCCCGACCAGGTCAGGTCCACGAACAAGTCGGCCCGCGCGGCGTACGAGTCACGCACCGTCACCGACGAGGACGGCGCCGGGCAGGCCTAG
- a CDS encoding TatD family hydrolase, whose amino-acid sequence MSKDRPAPEAPAPLFPLVDSHTHLDACGASDAASVTAIVDRAAAVGVERVVTVADDLAAAQFAVDAAHWDPRVYAAVAIHPTRANVLDDATRAEIERLAGDPRVVAVGETGLDFYWPGKLDGCATVPEQTEGFRWHIDLAKRLGKTLMIHNREADQALLQVLREEGAPETVIFHCFSSDAEMARECVDAGYVLSFSGTVSFKNAKALREAAPLVPSDQLIVETDAPFLTPHPFRGAPNEPYCLPYTVRALAEIRGEDPDDLAKASTATAERVYGLRPVSG is encoded by the coding sequence ATGAGCAAAGACCGTCCCGCCCCGGAAGCCCCCGCGCCGCTGTTCCCGCTCGTCGACTCGCACACCCACCTCGACGCGTGTGGTGCCTCGGACGCCGCGAGCGTCACGGCGATCGTCGACCGGGCCGCCGCGGTCGGGGTGGAGCGGGTGGTCACGGTGGCCGACGACCTGGCGGCCGCGCAGTTCGCCGTCGATGCGGCCCACTGGGATCCCCGCGTCTACGCGGCCGTGGCCATCCACCCCACCCGGGCGAACGTGCTCGACGACGCGACCCGGGCGGAGATCGAGCGACTTGCCGGTGATCCTCGGGTGGTCGCGGTGGGAGAGACGGGACTCGACTTCTACTGGCCCGGGAAACTCGACGGCTGCGCCACGGTCCCCGAGCAGACCGAGGGCTTCCGCTGGCACATCGACCTCGCGAAGCGGCTCGGCAAGACGCTGATGATCCACAACCGGGAGGCCGATCAGGCGCTGCTGCAGGTGCTGCGTGAGGAGGGTGCGCCGGAGACGGTGATCTTTCACTGCTTCTCCTCGGACGCCGAGATGGCGCGCGAGTGCGTCGACGCCGGTTACGTCCTCAGCTTCTCCGGCACCGTCAGCTTCAAGAACGCGAAGGCCCTGCGGGAAGCGGCCCCGCTGGTGCCATCGGATCAGTTGATCGTCGAGACGGATGCGCCGTTCCTCACTCCGCACCCGTTCCGGGGCGCTCCCAACGAGCCGTACTGCCTCCCGTACACGGTCCGGGCGCTCGCCGAGATCCGTGGCGAGGATCCGGACGACCTGGCGAAGGCGTCCACCGCGACCGCCGAGCGCGTGTACGGCCTCCGGCCCGTGAGTGGTTGA
- a CDS encoding DoxX family protein, which yields MNNPAVRSLGILVARVGIGVIFLAHGWQKAFTNGLDGTTAGFEAMGVPLPGVSAFLATWIELIGGIALIVGAAVPIFGILLFLDMVGAFFLVHVDKGIFASEGGYELVLALGVGSLLLAVVGSGRFGVDGLLGHKVPWVAKERATV from the coding sequence ATGAACAACCCCGCAGTTCGAAGCCTGGGAATCCTCGTCGCCCGCGTGGGCATCGGCGTCATCTTCCTCGCCCACGGCTGGCAGAAGGCCTTCACCAACGGACTCGACGGCACGACCGCCGGCTTCGAGGCCATGGGAGTTCCGCTTCCCGGCGTCTCGGCGTTCCTCGCGACGTGGATCGAGCTGATCGGCGGAATCGCGCTCATCGTCGGGGCGGCCGTCCCGATCTTCGGCATCCTGCTCTTCCTCGACATGGTCGGCGCCTTCTTCCTCGTGCACGTCGACAAGGGAATCTTCGCCAGCGAGGGCGGCTACGAGCTGGTGCTGGCTCTGGGAGTCGGCTCGCTGCTGCTCGCCGTCGTCGGATCGGGCCGGTTCGGCGTCGACGGACTGCTCGGCCACAAGGTTCCGTGGGTTGCGAAGGAACGCGCCACCGTCTGA
- a CDS encoding amino acid ABC transporter ATP-binding protein produces the protein MTETPVTENKAETADPKIRVKGLKKSFGDNEVLKGLDVDIASGEVVCVIGPSGSGKSTFLRCLNRLEDITDGKVVVDGFDVSDKKIDIDRVRQHIGMVFQHFNLFPHMTAIENVMLAPVQTKRASKEEARATAVRLLEQVGLAEKADAKPANLSGGQKQRVAIARALAMNPDIMLFDEATSALDPEMVGEVLQVLRDLAKGGMTMVVVTHEMGFAREVSDRVIFMADGYVVEEGTPEQIFGDPQQSRTQDFLNKVL, from the coding sequence GTGACCGAGACACCGGTGACAGAGAACAAGGCCGAGACCGCCGACCCGAAGATCCGGGTGAAGGGTCTGAAGAAGTCGTTCGGCGACAACGAGGTCCTCAAGGGCCTCGACGTCGACATCGCGAGCGGTGAAGTGGTCTGCGTGATCGGGCCGTCGGGCTCCGGCAAGAGCACGTTCCTGCGCTGCCTCAACCGGCTCGAGGACATCACGGACGGCAAGGTCGTGGTCGACGGGTTCGACGTGAGCGACAAGAAGATCGACATCGACCGGGTGCGTCAGCACATCGGCATGGTCTTCCAGCACTTCAACTTGTTCCCGCATATGACGGCGATCGAGAACGTGATGCTCGCGCCCGTGCAGACCAAGCGGGCCTCCAAGGAGGAGGCGCGGGCGACGGCGGTCCGGCTGCTCGAGCAGGTCGGGTTGGCGGAGAAGGCGGACGCGAAGCCGGCGAACCTGTCCGGTGGGCAGAAGCAGCGCGTCGCGATCGCGCGGGCCCTGGCGATGAACCCGGACATCATGCTGTTCGACGAGGCGACCAGCGCCCTGGACCCCGAGATGGTGGGCGAGGTGCTGCAGGTTCTGCGCGACCTCGCGAAGGGTGGCATGACGATGGTCGTGGTCACGCACGAGATGGGCTTCGCCCGCGAGGTGTCCGACCGGGTGATCTTCATGGCCGACGGTTACGTGGTGGAGGAGGGCACTCCGGAGCAGATCTTCGGCGACCCGCAGCAGTCCCGCACCCAGGACTTCCTGAACAAGGTCCTCTGA